The proteins below are encoded in one region of Mycobacterium shinjukuense:
- a CDS encoding SRPBCC family protein → MHTYENWPQGNRPADVKAYFKDEIDIDAPTSTVWSWLSRPALYPYWYKGWPKVDFSTSKDAQLGPGDTFVAYVKGMKSPTNVIDFEPEHTIAWTGKRFGVRGVHSWVLAGNANSTLVVTEETLRGVLPSMFPKVFINAGHQMHRHWLKQLKAISEIMPYDRSLSVEDIYRMSYPSK, encoded by the coding sequence ATGCATACCTACGAAAATTGGCCACAAGGAAATCGTCCCGCGGATGTGAAAGCATATTTTAAAGATGAGATAGATATTGACGCTCCTACAAGTACTGTTTGGTCATGGCTCTCGCGACCCGCGTTGTATCCCTATTGGTACAAGGGATGGCCTAAGGTAGACTTCTCCACGAGCAAGGACGCCCAGTTGGGCCCCGGGGACACTTTCGTTGCCTACGTCAAAGGCATGAAAAGCCCAACCAATGTTATCGATTTCGAGCCTGAGCATACGATAGCATGGACCGGTAAGAGATTCGGCGTTCGCGGAGTGCACAGTTGGGTATTGGCAGGAAATGCCAATTCGACTCTGGTGGTCACCGAAGAAACGCTGCGCGGCGTACTTCCCAGCATGTTTCCCAAGGTATTTATTAATGCTGGCCATCAGATGCATCGGCACTGGCTAAAGCAATTAAAGGCAATTTCCGAGATCATGCCTTACGATAGATCGTTGTCGGTTGAAGATATTTATCGAATGTCCTATCCGTCGAAGTAG